The Streptomyces capitiformicae genome contains the following window.
CCCTCGGCGACGGCACCGTCCTGCCCGCCGACGTGGTGGTCGAGTCGGTCGGCTCGGTCGCCAACACCGAGTGGCTGGACGGCAACGGCCTCGACCTGAGCGACGGCGTCCTCGCCGACGAGCACCTGCGCGTCGGCGGACGGCCCGACGTGGTGGCCGTCGGTGACGTCGCCCGTTTCCCCAACGCCCGCTACGACGGCGTACCGCGCCGTGTGGAGCACTGGTGCATCCCCACGGACACCGCCAAGCACGCCGCGAAGACCCTCGTCGCCGCGTTGACCGGCACCGGCCACGACCTGTCCCCGTTCGCGCCGCTGCCCACCTTCTGGAGCGACCAGCACGACTTCCGCCTGCAGTCCTTCGGGGCTCCGGTGCTCGGCAAGGAGGACGTGCGCGTGCTCGAAGGCGACCTCGACGGTGACGTCGTCGTCGGCTACCACGCCGGCGGCCGGTTGGCCGGTGTCGTCGCCCTCGGCGGTCAGGCCGCGGCGGCCCCCGCTTCCCGCTACCGCGCCGAACTGCTCAAGCAGCCCGCCCTCACCGCCTAAGGACATTGCTGACATGACCACCGTCCGTGGATTCTTCTTCCCCAAGACGGCGAGCGGAGCCTCGTCGCTGATCCCCTCACCGCCCTACCGGTACTCCGGTGACCTGCTCACCGTCGAGTACCGCACCGACCCGGCCCGCGTGCGGGAACTGCTTCCCGAGCCCCTGGAGCTCGCCGACGAGGACCCGGGCGCGGTCGCGCTGATCTGGGCCGACTGGCAGTCCTGCTCGGCGTCCGGCGAGGAACTGCTCGACCCGGTGCTCTCCCAGTACAAGGAGGCTTTCGCGGTCGTCCGCTGCAAGTACCGGGGACAGACCTACTCGCGCTGCGTCTACATCTGGGTCGACAAGGACTTCGCCATCGCGCGCGGGCTGCACCAGGGCTACCCGAAGAAGCTCGGCTCGATCCACCAGACGCGCCCGCACCCGTACGGCCCCGCCCCGCGCATCGAGGCGGGGGCCCGTTTCGGCGCCACGCTCGCCGCCGCCGACCGGCGCCTGGCCCACACCGTGGTCACCCTGCGCGAGCCGTCGGAGACGAACGGCTTCGTCAACGCCCACCCCATGGCCCACCACCGCTGGCTGCCCTCCATCGAGAAGGGCAAGGGCCTCGCCCTGGACGAGCTGATCGAGTCGGGCGCCGCGTCCTTCGAGGCGGGACAGGCCTGGCGCGGCGACGCGGAGCTGGAGCTGTTCGAGGCGCCCACCGAAGAACTGGCCCGCCTGGAGATCCGCGAGCCGATCGCCGCCTACTACCGCCAGGTCGGCGTCGTCTGGGACGGCGGCCGACTGCTGGAATCCGGCACCTCCGGCGCCGAGTAGACCCCACCACCTCGCGAGACCGGAGGAACAGAGCATGAGCGAACACACCATCACCGTGGCCGGGGTCGCCGTCGACACCCGGCACTGGATCGGCGGCGAACGCGTCGCCTCTACACAGACGTTCGAGGACGTCTCGCCCATCGACGGCAGCACGATCGGCGACATCTCCCGGGGCACAGCCATGGAGGCGGCCGCCGCCGTGGCCGCCGCGAAGGCCGCGTTCCCCGCCTGGGCCGCCACCTCCCGCGCGGAACGCGCCCGCATCCTGCACGCGATCGCCGACGGGGTCGAGAAGCGGATCGAAGAGCTCGCCATCGTCGAGACCACCGACAACGGAGCCCTTCTGCGCTCCCACCGCCGTGGGGTGATGCCGCGGGTCGCCCACAACTTCCGTTTCTTCGCGGACTGGCTGCTTTCGCTGGAGCACGAGGACTTCGAGACACGCGGCCACAGCAACCACGTCAGCTGGGACCCGGCCGGGCCCTGCGTCCTGATCACCCCGTGGAACGCCCCGCTCATGCTGGCCACGTGGAAGGTCGCCCCGGCGCTGGCCGCCGGGAACACGGTGGTGCTGAAGCCGGCCGAGTGGTCGCCGCTGACCGCCTCCCTGCTGGCCGACATCGCCGCCGAGGCGGGGCTCCCGGCGGGTGTCCTGAACGTCGTCCAGGGCTACGGCTCCGAGATCGGCGACGCGCTGACCTCGCACCCGGACGTGCGCCGCATCAGCTTCACCGGCTCGGTACCCACGGCCAAGCGCATCGCGGAGTCGGCGGCCGCGAACCTCACGCCCCTGAGTCTCGAACTGGGCGGCAAGTCGCCGCTGCTGGTGTTCGCCGACGCGGACCTGGACCTCGCCGTCGACCTGGCGGTGGAGCAGTACGACAACGCCGGCCAGGTGTGCCTGGCTGGTACCCGGCTGTTGGTCGAGGAGTCGGTCGCGGAGGAGTTCACGCGCCGGTTCGTCGAGAAGGCGAGCGCGCTGAAGCAGGGTGATCCGCGCGACGAGGCCACCGACATCGGGCCCAACATCCACCCCCGCCAGCTGGAGAAGATCGACGGGTTCGTGCAGCGGGCCGTGGCCGCCGGTGCCCGCGCCGTCATCGGCGGCCACCGGGGGGACGGCCAGTACTACGTGCCCACCCTGCTCACCGATGTAGCCCAGGACTCCGAGATCGTGCAGGAGGAGGTCTTCGGCCCTGTCCTGACGCTGCAGACCTTCACGGACGAGGAGGAGGCCGTCCGGCTCGCCAACGGCACCCGCTTCGGCCTGGCCGCCACCGTCTTCACGGGCGACCACGAGTGCGCCGAACGCGTCACCGCGCGGCTGGTCGCGGGCACGGTGTGGGTGAACTGCTTCTTCGTCCGCGACCTGCAGGCACCCTTCGGCGGCTCCCGGCTTTCCGGCGTCGGCCGCGAGGGCGGCACCTGGAGCTTCGACTTCTACTGCGACGTCAAGAACACCGTGACCGCCCCGAGCGGTTGGAGGAACCATGGGTGAGATCGTCGGGGCGGGCCTGCTCGCCCACGTCCCCACCATCGTGCTGCCCGAGGAGACCCGGCTGGAGCTCAACGGGGGCAAGGAGATCACCCTCGTCACCGGCCTGAACCAGCTCCGTCAGGACGTCTTCGCCCGCGACGACTACGACACCGTCGTCGTCCTGGACTCCCACTGGGCCACCACCGTCGAGTTCGTCGTCACCGCGCAAGCCCGCCGCGCCGGCCTGTTCACCTCCGAGGAACTGCCACGCGGCATGTGCCGGATGCCGTACGACTTCCCCGGTGATCCCGAACTGGCCGGGAACATTGAGAAGTTCGCCGACCGGCACGGCACCTGGATCACCGCGATCGACGACGACCACCTGCCGATCTACTACGCCAC
Protein-coding sequences here:
- a CDS encoding acetoacetate decarboxylase family protein, whose amino-acid sequence is MTTVRGFFFPKTASGASSLIPSPPYRYSGDLLTVEYRTDPARVRELLPEPLELADEDPGAVALIWADWQSCSASGEELLDPVLSQYKEAFAVVRCKYRGQTYSRCVYIWVDKDFAIARGLHQGYPKKLGSIHQTRPHPYGPAPRIEAGARFGATLAAADRRLAHTVVTLREPSETNGFVNAHPMAHHRWLPSIEKGKGLALDELIESGAASFEAGQAWRGDAELELFEAPTEELARLEIREPIAAYYRQVGVVWDGGRLLESGTSGAE
- a CDS encoding aldehyde dehydrogenase, whose amino-acid sequence is MSEHTITVAGVAVDTRHWIGGERVASTQTFEDVSPIDGSTIGDISRGTAMEAAAAVAAAKAAFPAWAATSRAERARILHAIADGVEKRIEELAIVETTDNGALLRSHRRGVMPRVAHNFRFFADWLLSLEHEDFETRGHSNHVSWDPAGPCVLITPWNAPLMLATWKVAPALAAGNTVVLKPAEWSPLTASLLADIAAEAGLPAGVLNVVQGYGSEIGDALTSHPDVRRISFTGSVPTAKRIAESAAANLTPLSLELGGKSPLLVFADADLDLAVDLAVEQYDNAGQVCLAGTRLLVEESVAEEFTRRFVEKASALKQGDPRDEATDIGPNIHPRQLEKIDGFVQRAVAAGARAVIGGHRGDGQYYVPTLLTDVAQDSEIVQEEVFGPVLTLQTFTDEEEAVRLANGTRFGLAATVFTGDHECAERVTARLVAGTVWVNCFFVRDLQAPFGGSRLSGVGREGGTWSFDFYCDVKNTVTAPSGWRNHG